A genomic window from Bombus huntii isolate Logan2020A unplaced genomic scaffold, iyBomHunt1.1 ctg00000058.1, whole genome shotgun sequence includes:
- the LOC126875810 gene encoding survival motor neuron protein-like: VTQLACGSGPAQIVFLLITLLFKYIFYLTIYPRVFSVYTPNNLNSTCVVKFVGYGNTQKVELSSLLESEGLQSQIAQQKKALEEKFNEENDETCETNFSTNVNSKKYNVEKMDCDSEEANAYKHHFIPGPSFNSMTDIMPPAPPLPPQLMAKLPDNDTDALSSMLMSWYISGYMVYYTGYYHGLKQARNNQENRKNC, encoded by the exons gtaacacagctagcgtgcggatctggaccagctcaaattgtatttttacttattacacttctatttaaatatattttctaccttacaatttatccacgtgttttctctgtttacacaccgaataacctcaacagcacgtgtgttgtaaaatttgtag GCTATGGTAATACACAGAAAGTCGAATTGAGTTCTCTTTTAGAATCAGAAGGTTTGCAAAGTCAAATAGCACAACAAAAGAAAGCTTTGGAAGAGAAATTCAATGAAGAGAACGATGAGACTTGTGAgactaatttttctacaaatgtaaattcgaaaaaatataatgtagaaaaaatggattgtgACTCTGAAGAAGCAAATGCGTATAAACATCACTTCATACCGGGACCATCTTTCAATTCGATGACTGATATAATGCCACCTGCACCTCCTTTACCACCACAATTAATGGCCAA ATTACCAGATAATGATACAGACGCACTTTCAAGTATGTTGATGTCATGGTATATTAGtggttacatggtatattacacag gtTATTACCATGGTTTGAAACAAGCAAGAAACAATCAAGAGAACAGGAAGAACTGttga
- the LOC126875779 gene encoding katanin p60 ATPase-containing subunit A-like 2 isoform X2, translating into MISCDDTKIKWRLLYIKRRVVFRNVIGTYYTLYVIIWNTMDVSDVLFREARLSPEHRVCDNIDLEIIVAEYENYYKMKFQKYPILCKKITGREMTREVTNASKTSIETKAKSVSKQARSEPVKETNLQQKITDDNTNHINLAMTVTSIFPNENDGRSSEELFNVPMEQSMQSKILKCVEKLYSDNPELRKIAEDISCEIIVNKLNVHWDDVIGLEECKTAVKEAVVYPLKYPIFFDGPFSPWKGILLYGPPGTGKTKLAKAVATECHCTFFNITASSLVSKWRGDSEKYIRVSCFVYVLFELAYSHSPTIIFIDEIGWIATNKGDCILSEPAKRFRSELLSRLDGLVSNENSNVVLLATTNSPWGIDAALLRRLEKQIYVSLPNEVARLGIFKLYLSNHLLENTDIVNHIVKCTERYSCADIKLLCKQAWLLEISPIWRRLEKKETPVTTLKYELKSYEILAKLLKKMSPTVMQIDKYDTWNK; encoded by the exons gagGAGAGTCGTATTTCGGAACGTCATCGGAACATATTACACCTTGTATGTGATTATTTGGAACACAATGG acGTTAGCGATGTATTATTCCGGGAAGCTCGTCTATCTCCCGAACATCGGGTTTGCGACAACatcgatttggaaattatcgttgcagagtatgaaaattattacaagatgaaatttcaaaaatatcccatattgtgtaagaaaataactggaagggaaatgacgagggaagtgacaaatgcaagcaaaac AAGTATTGAGACAAAAGCCAAATCTGTTAGTAAACAAGCGAGAAGTGAGCCTGTGAAAGAGACGAATCTACAGCAGAAGATAACTGATGACAATACGAATCATATTAATCTCGCAATGACAGTGACGTCAATATTCCCCAATGAGAATGATGGACGTTCATCAGAAGAGCTATTTAACGTCCCAATGGAACAATCCATGCaatcgaagatattgaaatgcGTTGAAAAGCTTTATTCAGATAATCCGGAATTACGAAAGATTGCTGAGGACATCTCATGC GAGATCatagtaaacaaattaaatgtacattgggatgacgttataggccTAGAGGAATGTAAAACCGCTGTTAAGGAGGCCGTTGTGTATCCCCTTAAGTATCCTATCTTTTTTGATGGCCCGTTTTCCCCCTGGAAAGGTATTTTGCTGTACGGCCCACCTGGTACAG ggaaaacgaagttagcgaaggcagtcgcgacagaatgccattgcaccttttttaacataactgCCAGCTCATTGGTCAGCAAATGGAGAGGCGATTCCGAgaagtatatacgtgtaagttgctttgtctat gttttatttgaacttgcctatagtcattcgcctacaattatttttatcgacgagattgGCTGGATCGCCACAAATAAAGGAGACTGTATATTGTCTGAACCTGCAAAGAGATTCAGATCAGAACTTCTTTCTAGATTGGATGGATTAGTGTCTAATGAGAATTCTAATGTAGTTCTTCTGGCTACAACTAATTCCCCTTG gggcattgatgcagctttactcaggcgtctcgaaaagcaaatatacgtatcattacccaatgaagttgctcgacttggtatattcaaattataccttagcaaccacttattagaaaatacagatattgtaaaccacatagtaaaatgtactgaaagatattcttgtgcagatataaaattgctttgtaagcaagcgtggctactagaaataagcccgatatggaggagacttgaaaagaaagaaacacctgttaccactttgaaatatgaattaaaaagttatgaaatattagcaaaattgttaaaaaaaatgtcacctacagttatgcaaatagataaatatgatacgtggaacaaataa
- the LOC126875779 gene encoding katanin p60 ATPase-containing subunit A-like 2 isoform X5 codes for MYIDVSDVLFREARLSPEHRVCDNIDLEIIVAEYENYYKMKFQKYPILCKKITGREMTREVTNASKTVCRSIETKAKSVSKQARSEPVKETNLQQKITDDNTNHINLAMTVTSIFPNENDGRSSEELFNVPMEQSMQSKILKCVEKLYSDNPELRKIAEDISCEIIVNKLNVHWDDVIGLEECKTAVKEAVVYPLKYPIFFDGPFSPWKGILLYGPPGTGKTKLAKAVATECHCTFFNITASSLVSKWRGDSEKYIRVSCFVYVLFELAYSHSPTIIFIDEIGWIATNKGDCILSEPAKRFRSELLSRLDGLVSNENSNVVLLATTNSPWGIDAALLRRLEKQIYVSLPNEVARLGIFKLYLSNHLLENTDIVNHIVKCTERYSCADIKLLCKQAWLLEISPIWRRLEKKETPVTTLKYELKSYEILAKLLKKMSPTVMQIDKYDTWNK; via the exons atgtatatagacGTTAGCGATGTATTATTCCGGGAAGCTCGTCTATCTCCCGAACATCGGGTTTGCGACAACatcgatttggaaattatcgttgcagagtatgaaaattattacaagatgaaatttcaaaaatatcccatattgtgtaagaaaataactggaagggaaatgacgagggaagtgacaaatgcaagcaaaac TGTTTGTAGAAGTATTGAGACAAAAGCCAAATCTGTTAGTAAACAAGCGAGAAGTGAGCCTGTGAAAGAGACGAATCTACAGCAGAAGATAACTGATGACAATACGAATCATATTAATCTCGCAATGACAGTGACGTCAATATTCCCCAATGAGAATGATGGACGTTCATCAGAAGAGCTATTTAACGTCCCAATGGAACAATCCATGCaatcgaagatattgaaatgcGTTGAAAAGCTTTATTCAGATAATCCGGAATTACGAAAGATTGCTGAGGACATCTCATGC GAGATCatagtaaacaaattaaatgtacattgggatgacgttataggccTAGAGGAATGTAAAACCGCTGTTAAGGAGGCCGTTGTGTATCCCCTTAAGTATCCTATCTTTTTTGATGGCCCGTTTTCCCCCTGGAAAGGTATTTTGCTGTACGGCCCACCTGGTACAG ggaaaacgaagttagcgaaggcagtcgcgacagaatgccattgcaccttttttaacataactgCCAGCTCATTGGTCAGCAAATGGAGAGGCGATTCCGAgaagtatatacgtgtaagttgctttgtctat gttttatttgaacttgcctatagtcattcgcctacaattatttttatcgacgagattgGCTGGATCGCCACAAATAAAGGAGACTGTATATTGTCTGAACCTGCAAAGAGATTCAGATCAGAACTTCTTTCTAGATTGGATGGATTAGTGTCTAATGAGAATTCTAATGTAGTTCTTCTGGCTACAACTAATTCCCCTTG gggcattgatgcagctttactcaggcgtctcgaaaagcaaatatacgtatcattacccaatgaagttgctcgacttggtatattcaaattataccttagcaaccacttattagaaaatacagatattgtaaaccacatagtaaaatgtactgaaagatattcttgtgcagatataaaattgctttgtaagcaagcgtggctactagaaataagcccgatatggaggagacttgaaaagaaagaaacacctgttaccactttgaaatatgaattaaaaagttatgaaatattagcaaaattgttaaaaaaaatgtcacctacagttatgcaaatagataaatatgatacgtggaacaaataa
- the LOC126875779 gene encoding katanin p60 ATPase-containing subunit A-like 2 isoform X3, translating into MISCDDTKIKWRLLYIKRRVVFRNVIGTYYTLYVIIWNTMDVSDVLFREARLSPEHRVCDNIDLEIIVAEYENYYKMKFQKYPILCKKITGREMTREVTNASKTIETKAKSVSKQARSEPVKETNLQQKITDDNTNHINLAMTVTSIFPNENDGRSSEELFNVPMEQSMQSKILKCVEKLYSDNPELRKIAEDISCEIIVNKLNVHWDDVIGLEECKTAVKEAVVYPLKYPIFFDGPFSPWKGILLYGPPGTGKTKLAKAVATECHCTFFNITASSLVSKWRGDSEKYIRVSCFVYVLFELAYSHSPTIIFIDEIGWIATNKGDCILSEPAKRFRSELLSRLDGLVSNENSNVVLLATTNSPWGIDAALLRRLEKQIYVSLPNEVARLGIFKLYLSNHLLENTDIVNHIVKCTERYSCADIKLLCKQAWLLEISPIWRRLEKKETPVTTLKYELKSYEILAKLLKKMSPTVMQIDKYDTWNK; encoded by the exons gagGAGAGTCGTATTTCGGAACGTCATCGGAACATATTACACCTTGTATGTGATTATTTGGAACACAATGG acGTTAGCGATGTATTATTCCGGGAAGCTCGTCTATCTCCCGAACATCGGGTTTGCGACAACatcgatttggaaattatcgttgcagagtatgaaaattattacaagatgaaatttcaaaaatatcccatattgtgtaagaaaataactggaagggaaatgacgagggaagtgacaaatgcaagcaaaac TATTGAGACAAAAGCCAAATCTGTTAGTAAACAAGCGAGAAGTGAGCCTGTGAAAGAGACGAATCTACAGCAGAAGATAACTGATGACAATACGAATCATATTAATCTCGCAATGACAGTGACGTCAATATTCCCCAATGAGAATGATGGACGTTCATCAGAAGAGCTATTTAACGTCCCAATGGAACAATCCATGCaatcgaagatattgaaatgcGTTGAAAAGCTTTATTCAGATAATCCGGAATTACGAAAGATTGCTGAGGACATCTCATGC GAGATCatagtaaacaaattaaatgtacattgggatgacgttataggccTAGAGGAATGTAAAACCGCTGTTAAGGAGGCCGTTGTGTATCCCCTTAAGTATCCTATCTTTTTTGATGGCCCGTTTTCCCCCTGGAAAGGTATTTTGCTGTACGGCCCACCTGGTACAG ggaaaacgaagttagcgaaggcagtcgcgacagaatgccattgcaccttttttaacataactgCCAGCTCATTGGTCAGCAAATGGAGAGGCGATTCCGAgaagtatatacgtgtaagttgctttgtctat gttttatttgaacttgcctatagtcattcgcctacaattatttttatcgacgagattgGCTGGATCGCCACAAATAAAGGAGACTGTATATTGTCTGAACCTGCAAAGAGATTCAGATCAGAACTTCTTTCTAGATTGGATGGATTAGTGTCTAATGAGAATTCTAATGTAGTTCTTCTGGCTACAACTAATTCCCCTTG gggcattgatgcagctttactcaggcgtctcgaaaagcaaatatacgtatcattacccaatgaagttgctcgacttggtatattcaaattataccttagcaaccacttattagaaaatacagatattgtaaaccacatagtaaaatgtactgaaagatattcttgtgcagatataaaattgctttgtaagcaagcgtggctactagaaataagcccgatatggaggagacttgaaaagaaagaaacacctgttaccactttgaaatatgaattaaaaagttatgaaatattagcaaaattgttaaaaaaaatgtcacctacagttatgcaaatagataaatatgatacgtggaacaaataa
- the LOC126875779 gene encoding katanin p60 ATPase-containing subunit A-like 2 isoform X1: MISCDDTKIKWRLLYIKRRVVFRNVIGTYYTLYVIIWNTMDVSDVLFREARLSPEHRVCDNIDLEIIVAEYENYYKMKFQKYPILCKKITGREMTREVTNASKTVCRSIETKAKSVSKQARSEPVKETNLQQKITDDNTNHINLAMTVTSIFPNENDGRSSEELFNVPMEQSMQSKILKCVEKLYSDNPELRKIAEDISCEIIVNKLNVHWDDVIGLEECKTAVKEAVVYPLKYPIFFDGPFSPWKGILLYGPPGTGKTKLAKAVATECHCTFFNITASSLVSKWRGDSEKYIRVSCFVYVLFELAYSHSPTIIFIDEIGWIATNKGDCILSEPAKRFRSELLSRLDGLVSNENSNVVLLATTNSPWGIDAALLRRLEKQIYVSLPNEVARLGIFKLYLSNHLLENTDIVNHIVKCTERYSCADIKLLCKQAWLLEISPIWRRLEKKETPVTTLKYELKSYEILAKLLKKMSPTVMQIDKYDTWNK, from the exons gagGAGAGTCGTATTTCGGAACGTCATCGGAACATATTACACCTTGTATGTGATTATTTGGAACACAATGG acGTTAGCGATGTATTATTCCGGGAAGCTCGTCTATCTCCCGAACATCGGGTTTGCGACAACatcgatttggaaattatcgttgcagagtatgaaaattattacaagatgaaatttcaaaaatatcccatattgtgtaagaaaataactggaagggaaatgacgagggaagtgacaaatgcaagcaaaac TGTTTGTAGAAGTATTGAGACAAAAGCCAAATCTGTTAGTAAACAAGCGAGAAGTGAGCCTGTGAAAGAGACGAATCTACAGCAGAAGATAACTGATGACAATACGAATCATATTAATCTCGCAATGACAGTGACGTCAATATTCCCCAATGAGAATGATGGACGTTCATCAGAAGAGCTATTTAACGTCCCAATGGAACAATCCATGCaatcgaagatattgaaatgcGTTGAAAAGCTTTATTCAGATAATCCGGAATTACGAAAGATTGCTGAGGACATCTCATGC GAGATCatagtaaacaaattaaatgtacattgggatgacgttataggccTAGAGGAATGTAAAACCGCTGTTAAGGAGGCCGTTGTGTATCCCCTTAAGTATCCTATCTTTTTTGATGGCCCGTTTTCCCCCTGGAAAGGTATTTTGCTGTACGGCCCACCTGGTACAG ggaaaacgaagttagcgaaggcagtcgcgacagaatgccattgcaccttttttaacataactgCCAGCTCATTGGTCAGCAAATGGAGAGGCGATTCCGAgaagtatatacgtgtaagttgctttgtctat gttttatttgaacttgcctatagtcattcgcctacaattatttttatcgacgagattgGCTGGATCGCCACAAATAAAGGAGACTGTATATTGTCTGAACCTGCAAAGAGATTCAGATCAGAACTTCTTTCTAGATTGGATGGATTAGTGTCTAATGAGAATTCTAATGTAGTTCTTCTGGCTACAACTAATTCCCCTTG gggcattgatgcagctttactcaggcgtctcgaaaagcaaatatacgtatcattacccaatgaagttgctcgacttggtatattcaaattataccttagcaaccacttattagaaaatacagatattgtaaaccacatagtaaaatgtactgaaagatattcttgtgcagatataaaattgctttgtaagcaagcgtggctactagaaataagcccgatatggaggagacttgaaaagaaagaaacacctgttaccactttgaaatatgaattaaaaagttatgaaatattagcaaaattgttaaaaaaaatgtcacctacagttatgcaaatagataaatatgatacgtggaacaaataa
- the LOC126875793 gene encoding adrenodoxin-like protein 2, mitochondrial, protein MALVNQLQKFSRSILGIASNYSKYTSNTTLPFLQATRGISTTQPLSEKQEVNITFVKASGERIKAKGKVGDTILDIVVNNEIDLDGYGACEGTLTCSTCHLIFSKEVYDALPDKPTDEELDMLDLAYELTDTLVHNNQYQIIHIINSITF, encoded by the exons ATGGCGTTAGtaaatcaattacaaaaattttcgagatcaattctcggtattgcatcaaattattcaaaatatacaagCAACACAACGTTGCCCTTTTTGCAGGCAACAAGAGGAATATCGACCACGCAACCACTTTCAGAAAAACAAGA agtAAATATAACGTTTGTTAAAGCAAGTGGAGAGAGAATCAAAGCAAAAGGGAAAGTTGGAGATACTATATTAGACATAgtagtaaataatgaaattgatttagatggatatg gTGCTTGTGAAGGAACATTAACTTGTAGTACGTgccatttaatattttcgaaagaagtTTATGATGCACTTCCTGACAAACCAACAGATGAAGAATTAGACATGTTGGATTTAGCATATGAATTAACAGATACGTTAGTTCATAATAATCAGTATCAAATCATTcacattattaattctattaccttttaa
- the LOC126875779 gene encoding katanin p60 ATPase-containing subunit A-like 2 isoform X6 has translation MKFQKYPILCKKITGREMTREVTNASKTVCRSIETKAKSVSKQARSEPVKETNLQQKITDDNTNHINLAMTVTSIFPNENDGRSSEELFNVPMEQSMQSKILKCVEKLYSDNPELRKIAEDISCEIIVNKLNVHWDDVIGLEECKTAVKEAVVYPLKYPIFFDGPFSPWKGILLYGPPGTGKTKLAKAVATECHCTFFNITASSLVSKWRGDSEKYIRVSCFVYVLFELAYSHSPTIIFIDEIGWIATNKGDCILSEPAKRFRSELLSRLDGLVSNENSNVVLLATTNSPWGIDAALLRRLEKQIYVSLPNEVARLGIFKLYLSNHLLENTDIVNHIVKCTERYSCADIKLLCKQAWLLEISPIWRRLEKKETPVTTLKYELKSYEILAKLLKKMSPTVMQIDKYDTWNK, from the exons atgaaatttcaaaaatatcccatattgtgtaagaaaataactggaagggaaatgacgagggaagtgacaaatgcaagcaaaac TGTTTGTAGAAGTATTGAGACAAAAGCCAAATCTGTTAGTAAACAAGCGAGAAGTGAGCCTGTGAAAGAGACGAATCTACAGCAGAAGATAACTGATGACAATACGAATCATATTAATCTCGCAATGACAGTGACGTCAATATTCCCCAATGAGAATGATGGACGTTCATCAGAAGAGCTATTTAACGTCCCAATGGAACAATCCATGCaatcgaagatattgaaatgcGTTGAAAAGCTTTATTCAGATAATCCGGAATTACGAAAGATTGCTGAGGACATCTCATGC GAGATCatagtaaacaaattaaatgtacattgggatgacgttataggccTAGAGGAATGTAAAACCGCTGTTAAGGAGGCCGTTGTGTATCCCCTTAAGTATCCTATCTTTTTTGATGGCCCGTTTTCCCCCTGGAAAGGTATTTTGCTGTACGGCCCACCTGGTACAG ggaaaacgaagttagcgaaggcagtcgcgacagaatgccattgcaccttttttaacataactgCCAGCTCATTGGTCAGCAAATGGAGAGGCGATTCCGAgaagtatatacgtgtaagttgctttgtctat gttttatttgaacttgcctatagtcattcgcctacaattatttttatcgacgagattgGCTGGATCGCCACAAATAAAGGAGACTGTATATTGTCTGAACCTGCAAAGAGATTCAGATCAGAACTTCTTTCTAGATTGGATGGATTAGTGTCTAATGAGAATTCTAATGTAGTTCTTCTGGCTACAACTAATTCCCCTTG gggcattgatgcagctttactcaggcgtctcgaaaagcaaatatacgtatcattacccaatgaagttgctcgacttggtatattcaaattataccttagcaaccacttattagaaaatacagatattgtaaaccacatagtaaaatgtactgaaagatattcttgtgcagatataaaattgctttgtaagcaagcgtggctactagaaataagcccgatatggaggagacttgaaaagaaagaaacacctgttaccactttgaaatatgaattaaaaagttatgaaatattagcaaaattgttaaaaaaaatgtcacctacagttatgcaaatagataaatatgatacgtggaacaaataa
- the LOC126875779 gene encoding katanin p60 ATPase-containing subunit A-like 2 isoform X4 yields the protein MISCDDTKIKWRLLYIKRRVVFRNVIGTYYTLYVIIWNTMDVSDVLFREARLSPEHRVCDNIDLEIIVAEYENYYKMKFQKYPILCKKITGREMTREVTNASKTVCRSIETKAKSVSKQARSEPVKETNLQQKITDDNTNHINLAMTVTSIFPNENDGRSSEELFNVPMEQSMQSKILKCVEKLYSDNPELRKIAEDISCEIIVNKLNVHWDDVIGLEECKTAVKEAVVYPLKYPIFFDGPFSPWKGILLYGPPGTGKTKLAKAVATECHCTFFNITASSLVSKWRGDSEKYIRVLFELAYSHSPTIIFIDEIGWIATNKGDCILSEPAKRFRSELLSRLDGLVSNENSNVVLLATTNSPWGIDAALLRRLEKQIYVSLPNEVARLGIFKLYLSNHLLENTDIVNHIVKCTERYSCADIKLLCKQAWLLEISPIWRRLEKKETPVTTLKYELKSYEILAKLLKKMSPTVMQIDKYDTWNK from the exons gagGAGAGTCGTATTTCGGAACGTCATCGGAACATATTACACCTTGTATGTGATTATTTGGAACACAATGG acGTTAGCGATGTATTATTCCGGGAAGCTCGTCTATCTCCCGAACATCGGGTTTGCGACAACatcgatttggaaattatcgttgcagagtatgaaaattattacaagatgaaatttcaaaaatatcccatattgtgtaagaaaataactggaagggaaatgacgagggaagtgacaaatgcaagcaaaac TGTTTGTAGAAGTATTGAGACAAAAGCCAAATCTGTTAGTAAACAAGCGAGAAGTGAGCCTGTGAAAGAGACGAATCTACAGCAGAAGATAACTGATGACAATACGAATCATATTAATCTCGCAATGACAGTGACGTCAATATTCCCCAATGAGAATGATGGACGTTCATCAGAAGAGCTATTTAACGTCCCAATGGAACAATCCATGCaatcgaagatattgaaatgcGTTGAAAAGCTTTATTCAGATAATCCGGAATTACGAAAGATTGCTGAGGACATCTCATGC GAGATCatagtaaacaaattaaatgtacattgggatgacgttataggccTAGAGGAATGTAAAACCGCTGTTAAGGAGGCCGTTGTGTATCCCCTTAAGTATCCTATCTTTTTTGATGGCCCGTTTTCCCCCTGGAAAGGTATTTTGCTGTACGGCCCACCTGGTACAG ggaaaacgaagttagcgaaggcagtcgcgacagaatgccattgcaccttttttaacataactgCCAGCTCATTGGTCAGCAAATGGAGAGGCGATTCCGAgaagtatatacgt gttttatttgaacttgcctatagtcattcgcctacaattatttttatcgacgagattgGCTGGATCGCCACAAATAAAGGAGACTGTATATTGTCTGAACCTGCAAAGAGATTCAGATCAGAACTTCTTTCTAGATTGGATGGATTAGTGTCTAATGAGAATTCTAATGTAGTTCTTCTGGCTACAACTAATTCCCCTTG gggcattgatgcagctttactcaggcgtctcgaaaagcaaatatacgtatcattacccaatgaagttgctcgacttggtatattcaaattataccttagcaaccacttattagaaaatacagatattgtaaaccacatagtaaaatgtactgaaagatattcttgtgcagatataaaattgctttgtaagcaagcgtggctactagaaataagcccgatatggaggagacttgaaaagaaagaaacacctgttaccactttgaaatatgaattaaaaagttatgaaatattagcaaaattgttaaaaaaaatgtcacctacagttatgcaaatagataaatatgatacgtggaacaaataa